A genomic window from Micromonospora sp. WMMA1947 includes:
- a CDS encoding CrcB family protein, with amino-acid sequence MTVLLVAIGAAIGAPLRYLTDRAVQARHRSPFPWGTLTVNVAGSLLLGGLLAAPVDPGVTALAGTGFCGALTTWSTLSYETLRLARAGGRRLAYANVALSVTAGLGAAFLGYALVAALTG; translated from the coding sequence ATGACCGTCCTGCTCGTCGCGATCGGCGCCGCGATCGGCGCCCCGCTGCGCTACCTGACCGACCGGGCGGTGCAGGCCCGGCACCGCTCGCCGTTCCCGTGGGGCACGCTGACCGTCAACGTGGCCGGGTCGCTGCTGCTCGGCGGCCTGCTCGCGGCACCCGTCGACCCGGGCGTGACCGCGCTGGCCGGCACCGGCTTCTGCGGCGCGCTGACCACCTGGTCCACGCTCAGCTACGAGACGCTGCGCCTGGCCCGTGCGGGCGGGCGCCGCCTCGCGTACGCGAATGTGGCACTCAGTGTGACCGCGGGCCTGGGCGCGGCGTTCCTCGGCTACGCGCTGGTCGCCGCGCTGACCGGCTGA
- a CDS encoding LacI family DNA-binding transcriptional regulator: protein MGTPTARPATLDDVARDAGVSRATASRVLGSYGFTSAQARARVHAAADRLGYVPDLAARSLVRGAGVRLVVAVVGRDDTVLDDPYVHRVVSAASRVCAPHGIGVALEWLPLADPSGLARLGADRGVCGVVLVNTTQAALDAVPPRLRGRIVSIGQGSPAVPSFDVDNAGGAGEVLRHLYATGRRRIVMVTGPRWLSCAERSVTTYRELMREAGAPERLVTGDFTAARGGRAALEALRRWRDADAVYAASDATAFGVIAALRGRGIRVPHDVAVAGFDDLPYAAISSPPLTTATHPVDRIAAAAATAVLTREPVAPSTPFPSTLVTRDSA, encoded by the coding sequence ATGGGTACGCCGACCGCACGCCCCGCCACCCTCGACGACGTGGCCCGCGACGCCGGGGTCTCCCGGGCCACCGCCTCCCGGGTCCTCGGCAGCTACGGCTTCACCTCGGCGCAGGCTCGCGCGCGGGTGCACGCCGCCGCCGACCGCCTCGGCTACGTGCCGGACCTCGCGGCCCGCTCGCTGGTGCGCGGAGCAGGCGTACGCCTGGTGGTGGCCGTGGTGGGCCGCGACGACACGGTCCTGGACGACCCGTACGTGCACCGGGTGGTGAGCGCGGCGTCGCGGGTGTGCGCGCCGCACGGCATCGGCGTGGCGCTGGAGTGGCTGCCACTGGCCGACCCGTCCGGGCTGGCCCGGCTCGGCGCGGACCGGGGCGTCTGCGGCGTGGTCCTGGTCAACACGACCCAGGCCGCGCTGGACGCGGTGCCGCCGAGGCTGCGCGGCCGGATCGTCTCGATCGGTCAGGGCTCGCCGGCGGTGCCGTCGTTCGACGTCGACAACGCCGGAGGCGCCGGCGAGGTGCTGCGTCACCTGTACGCCACCGGCCGCCGCCGCATCGTCATGGTCACCGGGCCGCGCTGGCTGAGCTGCGCCGAGCGCTCGGTGACCACGTACCGGGAGCTGATGCGGGAGGCGGGGGCGCCGGAGCGGCTGGTCACCGGCGACTTCACCGCGGCGCGGGGCGGCCGGGCGGCGCTGGAGGCACTGCGCCGGTGGCGGGACGCCGACGCGGTCTACGCGGCCAGCGACGCCACCGCCTTCGGCGTGATCGCGGCGCTGCGCGGGCGCGGCATCCGCGTACCGCACGACGTGGCGGTGGCCGGGTTCGACGACCTGCCGTACGCGGCGATCAGCAGCCCGCCGCTGACCACGGCGACCCACCCGGTCGACCGGATCGCCGCCGCCGCGGCCACTGCCGTGCTGACGCGTGAGCCGGTCGCCCCGAGCACCCCGTTCCCGTCGACGCTCGTCACCCGCGACAGCGCCTGA
- a CDS encoding MFS transporter, producing the protein MSSTIDAPAGKRPPAPRAVLSARNGVAVVFALNGLAVASWFSRVPAAQDALDLNPGGLGLLLLCASAGSLLAMPTAGLVTQRLGPARTVAVSVVLVSLGLTVAGLSASLAGSVAGVGLGLAAFGFGSGLCDVAMNVEGAAVEKRLGYTILPRFHAAWSLGSVAGAGLGAGAAHFGVPVGVHLPVLSVLILAGTLVGARAFLAATAEAAGAGEPAARRQALLAAWREPRTLLIGLLVLVMAFTEGSANDWLAVAFVDGYGVDEAVGAAVFGVFVVGMTIGRTVGTVAIDRWGRVPVLFTTIAMASAGAALAVLAGNGPLAVAGVALWGLGASLGFPVGMSAVADDEDKAPARVSVVAVIGYTAFLAGPPLLGFLGDHFGVLSALVVVPLLLLPTLALVPVLRERPAAPDAQAGAPTAKVG; encoded by the coding sequence GTGAGCAGCACCATCGACGCACCGGCCGGGAAGCGGCCACCGGCGCCCCGTGCGGTGCTGAGCGCCCGTAACGGCGTCGCCGTCGTCTTCGCCCTCAACGGGCTCGCGGTGGCGAGCTGGTTCTCCCGGGTCCCGGCGGCCCAGGACGCGCTCGACCTCAACCCGGGTGGGCTCGGCCTGCTGCTGCTCTGCGCCTCGGCGGGCTCGCTGCTGGCGATGCCGACCGCCGGCCTGGTCACCCAGCGGCTCGGGCCGGCGCGCACGGTGGCCGTGTCGGTGGTGCTGGTCTCGCTCGGCCTGACCGTGGCGGGTCTGTCCGCCAGCCTGGCAGGCTCGGTCGCCGGGGTGGGGCTCGGCCTCGCCGCGTTCGGCTTCGGCTCCGGCCTGTGCGACGTGGCGATGAACGTCGAGGGCGCGGCCGTGGAGAAGCGCCTCGGCTACACCATCCTGCCCCGGTTCCACGCCGCCTGGAGTCTCGGCTCGGTGGCCGGGGCCGGGCTCGGCGCCGGCGCCGCGCACTTCGGCGTACCCGTCGGCGTACACCTGCCGGTCCTGTCCGTGCTGATCCTGGCCGGCACGCTGGTCGGCGCCCGGGCGTTCCTCGCGGCCACCGCCGAGGCGGCCGGGGCCGGGGAGCCGGCGGCCCGGCGCCAGGCGCTGCTGGCCGCCTGGCGCGAGCCCCGCACGCTGCTGATCGGGCTGCTCGTGCTGGTCATGGCGTTCACCGAGGGCAGCGCCAACGACTGGCTCGCGGTGGCGTTCGTCGACGGGTACGGGGTCGACGAGGCCGTCGGCGCCGCCGTGTTCGGCGTGTTCGTGGTGGGCATGACGATCGGCCGCACCGTCGGCACCGTCGCCATCGACAGGTGGGGCCGGGTGCCGGTGCTGTTCACCACCATCGCGATGGCGTCGGCCGGTGCCGCGCTCGCCGTGCTGGCCGGGAACGGCCCCCTCGCGGTGGCCGGCGTCGCGCTGTGGGGACTCGGCGCCTCGCTCGGCTTCCCGGTCGGGATGAGCGCCGTCGCCGACGACGAGGACAAGGCCCCGGCCCGGGTGAGCGTGGTCGCCGTGATCGGCTACACCGCCTTCCTGGCCGGCCCGCCGCTGCTCGGCTTCCTCGGCGACCACTTCGGCGTGCTGTCCGCGCTCGTCGTGGTGCCGCTGCTCCTGCTGCCCACGCTCGCGCTGGTGCCGGTGCTGCGGGAACGCCCCGCAGCCCCGGACGCGCAGGCCGGCGCCCCGACGGCGAAGGTCGGCTGA
- a CDS encoding adenylate/guanylate cyclase domain-containing protein — protein sequence MTVLFVDIVGSTRLVERLDPEDVRALQRAYFGTVASVLRRWRGVVEKYVGDAVMALFGASGSDGLDAYRAVRAGLDIQAALARRRPAGVRLRVRVGVATGEVLLDLAGVRDGGHGAASGAVITTAARLQEHAPPGGVVVCPVTRDAVAGLVEQRPLATLTLAGKALPLDVWRVTGAAGSRPARHRTPLVGRRREVASAADEVSRALRERRPRWISLVGPPGSGRSRLLHEVTRAVSSVDGVPVRVRVTACPPYPCGELAPLAGLVRPRPGGPAGDGPGGGALAAFLAAPDDDTVAARAVVACREALLGLAADAPLVVAVDDLDRAAPALRRFLHQLHVAADERGLPLAVVTTCGAGSADPLPAPARRIPLEPLDASDTGRLLRHLLHRAGRPAALAGRLVALVGGNPAVATAYASADPAGEPAGVPAFARRLVDARLDRLDGTHRAALLAGAARGGPVVAAAVEAMLGWPAGRAEPVLRALAAAGLVHPLAAGAWAVDALVARVAALRLSRAVRADFARRLRTAKDTAAGRVPGAGTGVPVRDADERDVCPLGAGRSRRSGGGARPAPVPPDRLDRSDPLRVVPGRPGQPVRAGPGVTQWPGRPGRVGRRRTEPGGHTLGLAA from the coding sequence ATGACCGTCCTCTTCGTCGACATCGTCGGCTCGACCCGTCTGGTCGAGCGGCTCGACCCGGAAGACGTACGGGCGCTGCAGCGCGCCTACTTCGGTACCGTCGCCTCCGTGCTGCGCCGCTGGCGGGGCGTGGTGGAGAAGTACGTCGGCGACGCCGTGATGGCACTGTTCGGCGCGTCCGGTTCGGACGGTCTGGACGCGTACCGGGCGGTGCGGGCCGGGCTGGACATCCAGGCCGCGCTGGCGCGGCGACGGCCGGCCGGTGTCCGGCTGCGCGTGCGGGTGGGCGTGGCGACCGGCGAGGTGCTGCTGGACCTGGCCGGGGTCCGGGACGGCGGCCACGGCGCGGCCAGCGGCGCGGTCATCACCACGGCGGCCCGCCTCCAGGAGCACGCGCCGCCGGGCGGAGTCGTCGTCTGCCCGGTCACCCGGGACGCGGTGGCCGGCCTGGTCGAGCAGCGTCCACTCGCCACGCTGACGCTCGCCGGCAAGGCGCTTCCGCTGGACGTGTGGCGGGTCACGGGGGCGGCCGGGAGCAGGCCGGCCCGGCATCGTACGCCGCTCGTCGGCCGTCGCCGCGAGGTGGCGAGCGCCGCCGACGAGGTGAGCCGGGCCCTGCGGGAGCGGCGTCCCCGGTGGATCTCCCTGGTCGGTCCGCCGGGCAGCGGCCGCAGCCGGCTGCTGCACGAGGTGACCCGCGCCGTGTCGAGCGTGGACGGTGTGCCGGTGCGCGTGCGGGTGACAGCCTGCCCGCCGTACCCGTGCGGCGAACTGGCGCCGCTGGCCGGCCTGGTCCGTCCCCGGCCGGGCGGTCCGGCCGGGGACGGTCCGGGCGGTGGTGCGCTCGCCGCGTTCCTCGCCGCGCCGGACGACGACACGGTGGCGGCCCGCGCCGTGGTCGCCTGCCGGGAGGCGCTGCTCGGCCTGGCCGCCGACGCGCCGCTGGTGGTCGCGGTGGACGACCTGGACCGGGCCGCCCCGGCGTTGCGCCGCTTCCTGCACCAGCTCCACGTGGCGGCGGACGAGCGAGGACTGCCGCTGGCGGTGGTCACCACGTGCGGCGCCGGCTCGGCCGACCCGCTGCCCGCGCCGGCGCGGCGGATCCCGCTGGAGCCGCTGGATGCGTCGGACACCGGGCGGCTGCTGCGGCACCTGCTCCACCGGGCCGGGCGACCGGCCGCGCTCGCCGGCCGGCTGGTCGCGCTGGTCGGCGGCAATCCGGCCGTCGCGACCGCGTACGCGTCGGCCGATCCGGCCGGCGAGCCCGCTGGCGTGCCGGCGTTCGCGCGCCGCCTGGTGGACGCCCGGCTGGACCGGCTCGACGGTACGCACCGGGCGGCGCTGCTGGCCGGGGCCGCCCGGGGTGGCCCGGTCGTGGCCGCCGCGGTGGAGGCGATGCTCGGCTGGCCCGCCGGCCGGGCCGAGCCGGTGCTGCGGGCGCTGGCCGCGGCCGGGCTGGTACACCCGCTCGCCGCCGGTGCCTGGGCGGTCGACGCGCTGGTGGCCCGGGTGGCCGCGCTGCGGCTGTCGCGTGCGGTACGCGCCGACTTCGCCCGCCGCCTGCGTACCGCGAAGGACACCGCTGCCGGCCGCGTGCCGGGAGCGGGAACCGGCGTCCCGGTCCGGGACGCCGACGAGCGGGACGTGTGCCCGCTCGGGGCGGGACGGTCGCGCCGGTCGGGTGGAGGGGCCCGACCGGCGCCCGTCCCGCCGGACCGGCTCGATCGCTCCGACCCGCTCCGGGTGGTGCCCGGACGGCCGGGGCAGCCGGTGCGGGCCGGACCGGGCGTCACGCAGTGGCCCGGACGGCCCGGGCGGGTGGGCCGGCGAAGAACCGAGCCCGGCGGGCACACGCTCGGGCTGGCCGCATGA
- the paaK gene encoding phenylacetate--CoA ligase PaaK: protein MEERTPRPEELDPVERIGVDELRALQRDRLRHSLRHAYDNVPHYRRAFDALGAHPDDLRDLADLARFPFTTKAELRENYPFGMFAVPRERIARLHASSGTTGRPTVVGYTRADLDTWAKLMARSIRAAGGRRGDRVHVAYGYGLFTGGLGAHYGAEELGCTVVPVSGGMTERQVTLIRDLEPEVVMVTPSYMLAIVDEMERQGIDPRATSLQVGIFGAEPWTEDMRRELEQRLDMHALDIYGLSEVMGPGVAVECVETKDGLHLWEDHFYPEIIDPVTGEVLPDGQRGELVLTSLTKEAMPVVRYRTRDLTRLLPGTARPMRRIEKITGRTDDMMIVRGVNVFPTQIEELILRTPALSPHFQCVLDRRGRLDTLTVHVERRAGTAADEAERAGAALVEQVKNTIGVSVAVRVIEPDGVERSMGKMRRIVDQRRES, encoded by the coding sequence GTGGAGGAGCGCACGCCCCGTCCGGAGGAGCTGGATCCCGTCGAGCGGATCGGCGTCGACGAGCTGCGCGCGCTGCAACGGGACCGGCTGCGGCACTCGCTGCGGCACGCGTACGACAACGTGCCCCACTACCGGCGCGCGTTCGACGCCCTCGGCGCGCACCCCGACGACCTGCGTGACCTGGCCGACCTGGCCCGCTTCCCGTTCACCACGAAGGCGGAGCTGCGGGAGAACTACCCGTTCGGCATGTTCGCGGTGCCGCGCGAGCGGATCGCCCGGCTGCACGCCTCCTCCGGCACCACCGGGCGTCCCACGGTGGTCGGCTATACCCGCGCCGACCTGGACACCTGGGCGAAGCTCATGGCCCGCTCGATCCGGGCCGCCGGGGGCCGCCGCGGCGACCGGGTGCACGTCGCGTACGGCTACGGGCTGTTCACCGGCGGCCTCGGCGCGCACTACGGCGCCGAGGAGCTGGGCTGCACCGTCGTGCCGGTCTCCGGCGGCATGACCGAGCGTCAGGTCACGCTGATCCGCGACCTCGAGCCGGAGGTCGTCATGGTGACCCCGAGCTACATGCTCGCCATCGTCGACGAGATGGAACGCCAGGGGATCGACCCGCGCGCCACCTCGCTGCAGGTGGGGATCTTCGGTGCCGAGCCGTGGACCGAGGACATGCGCCGTGAGCTGGAGCAGCGCCTGGACATGCACGCGCTCGACATCTACGGCCTGTCCGAGGTGATGGGCCCGGGTGTGGCGGTCGAGTGCGTGGAGACCAAGGACGGCCTGCACCTGTGGGAGGACCACTTCTACCCGGAGATCATCGACCCGGTCACCGGAGAGGTGCTGCCCGACGGACAGCGGGGTGAGCTGGTGCTGACCTCGCTGACCAAGGAGGCCATGCCGGTCGTCCGCTACCGCACCCGCGACCTGACCCGGCTGCTGCCCGGCACCGCCCGCCCGATGCGGCGCATCGAGAAGATCACCGGGCGGACCGACGACATGATGATCGTCCGCGGGGTGAACGTCTTCCCGACCCAGATCGAGGAGCTGATCCTGCGTACGCCGGCGTTGTCGCCGCACTTCCAGTGCGTGCTCGACCGGCGGGGCCGGCTCGACACGCTCACCGTGCACGTGGAGCGGCGCGCGGGCACCGCCGCCGACGAGGCCGAGCGGGCCGGCGCCGCTCTCGTCGAGCAGGTGAAGAACACGATCGGGGTGTCGGTGGCGGTACGGGTGATCGAACCGGACGGGGTGGAACGCTCGATGGGCAAGATGCGCCGCATCGTCGACCAGCGGCGGGAGTCCTGA
- the paaI gene encoding hydroxyphenylacetyl-CoA thioesterase PaaI: protein MAGDGDRTAAHDMFDADVASKGLGIELVSAGDGAAVARMRVTPAMLNGHAIGHGGFVFLLADTAFALACNSHGPATVAAGGEISFLRPVREGDLLEAYATERVRHGRSGIYDVTVRRGDEVVAEFRGRSRTIARD, encoded by the coding sequence ATGGCCGGTGACGGCGACCGTACCGCGGCGCACGACATGTTCGACGCCGACGTCGCGTCCAAGGGGCTCGGCATCGAGCTCGTCTCGGCCGGCGACGGCGCGGCGGTGGCCCGGATGCGGGTCACCCCGGCGATGCTCAACGGGCACGCGATCGGGCACGGCGGCTTCGTGTTCCTGCTCGCCGACACCGCCTTCGCGCTGGCCTGCAACAGCCACGGCCCGGCGACGGTGGCGGCCGGCGGCGAGATCAGCTTCCTGCGCCCGGTCCGCGAGGGCGACCTGTTGGAGGCGTACGCCACCGAGCGGGTCCGGCACGGCCGCAGCGGCATCTACGACGTGACGGTGCGGCGCGGCGACGAGGTGGTGGCCGAGTTCCGGGGACGCAGCCGCACCATCGCCCGCGACTGA
- a CDS encoding nitroreductase/quinone reductase family protein yields the protein MGGAMTWMYRGGRPNRLARMMNALSAWQYGAGLAPAHWMTMEVPGRRTGRTVSVPIVVADHDGERYVVSMLGERANWVANVRAAGGRVVLRRRRREPVRLVEVPVAQRPPILRRHLALAPGARPHVPVDRHAPLAEFARVAAGIPVFRIVAAESPER from the coding sequence ATGGGCGGAGCCATGACGTGGATGTACCGGGGCGGCCGGCCGAACCGGCTGGCCCGGATGATGAACGCGCTGTCGGCGTGGCAGTACGGCGCCGGTCTCGCCCCGGCGCACTGGATGACCATGGAGGTGCCCGGCCGCCGTACCGGGCGGACCGTCTCGGTGCCGATCGTGGTCGCCGATCACGACGGCGAGCGGTACGTCGTGTCCATGCTGGGCGAGCGGGCCAACTGGGTGGCGAACGTGCGCGCCGCGGGCGGCCGGGTGGTGCTGCGCCGTCGCCGCCGCGAGCCGGTCCGGCTGGTCGAGGTGCCGGTGGCGCAGCGGCCGCCGATCCTGCGCCGGCACCTCGCGCTCGCCCCGGGCGCGCGCCCGCACGTACCGGTGGACCGGCACGCCCCGCTGGCCGAGTTCGCCCGGGTCGCCGCCGGCATCCCGGTCTTCCGGATCGTCGCGGCGGAGTCCCCGGAGCGGTGA
- a CDS encoding DUF3153 domain-containing protein — protein sequence MNTRLRRSRAFGLAVCLALVAIMSGCMQLNLGLTVNDDDTVSGQLLLTAPKSVLKQRNPDPAVAFAELRPNIPSLPPGAETRYEDATSYGIQITYRKTPLAQFTSESVNLVRDEDLIRFSLPLDPQKYGGKFGQQDPRQQQAFMTLMAFEISVTFPGRVLDTNGTVTGRSVSWKVIANQPKPAELRAVAQAPPPPATSPAAVVTGNGSFPWLPVVAAVVVLLLVAGVVLVLLLRRRRSRGVPDPAAAPTATAATGPAPAGTGAPPAPAPPTGPPA from the coding sequence ATGAATACGAGACTCCGCCGCAGCCGCGCATTCGGCCTCGCGGTGTGTCTCGCCCTCGTGGCGATAATGAGCGGCTGCATGCAGCTCAACCTCGGGCTGACCGTGAACGACGACGACACGGTCTCCGGTCAGCTCCTGCTCACCGCACCGAAGTCCGTGCTCAAGCAGCGGAACCCGGATCCGGCGGTGGCGTTCGCCGAACTGCGGCCGAACATTCCCTCACTTCCGCCCGGAGCGGAGACCCGGTACGAGGACGCCACCTCGTACGGCATTCAGATCACGTACCGGAAAACGCCACTGGCACAATTCACGAGCGAAAGTGTGAATCTTGTCCGGGACGAGGATCTCATTCGCTTCTCGCTCCCGCTGGACCCGCAGAAATACGGCGGCAAGTTCGGGCAGCAGGATCCGCGCCAGCAACAGGCGTTCATGACCTTGATGGCGTTCGAGATCTCGGTGACGTTCCCCGGCCGGGTGCTCGACACCAACGGCACGGTCACCGGACGCTCGGTCAGCTGGAAGGTGATCGCCAACCAGCCCAAGCCGGCCGAGTTGCGCGCCGTCGCCCAGGCGCCCCCGCCGCCCGCCACCAGCCCGGCCGCCGTGGTGACCGGGAACGGTTCCTTCCCCTGGCTGCCGGTCGTCGCCGCCGTGGTCGTCCTGCTGCTGGTCGCCGGCGTGGTGCTCGTCCTGCTGCTGCGGCGACGGCGCTCCCGTGGCGTCCCCGATCCGGCGGCCGCCCCCACCGCGACGGCGGCCACCGGCCCGGCCCCGGCCGGCACCGGCGCCCCGCCCGCACCCGCACCACCCACCGGTCCACCGGCCTGA
- a CDS encoding CrcB family protein produces MSDPRVDPDVDLLVPADRTELSAHPAAVLGVIAAGGVLGALARAGAQAALPHQPGDFPWATFAVNVTGCLLIGVLMAVLAARPVHPLTRPFLGVGVLGGFTTFSAYAVDAQRLLTDGAPGTAGAYLAATVLGALAAVAAGDTVTARLLAARHGRTS; encoded by the coding sequence GTGTCGGATCCCCGGGTCGATCCTGACGTCGACCTGCTCGTACCGGCGGACCGGACGGAACTGTCCGCGCACCCGGCGGCGGTGCTCGGCGTGATCGCTGCCGGAGGCGTGCTCGGCGCGCTCGCGCGGGCGGGCGCCCAGGCCGCCCTGCCGCACCAGCCCGGCGACTTCCCCTGGGCCACGTTCGCCGTCAACGTCACCGGATGCCTGCTCATCGGCGTGCTGATGGCGGTGCTCGCCGCCCGGCCGGTCCACCCGCTGACCCGGCCGTTCCTCGGGGTCGGCGTGCTCGGCGGGTTCACCACCTTCTCCGCGTACGCGGTCGACGCGCAGCGGCTGCTGACCGACGGCGCGCCCGGTACGGCGGGCGCCTACCTGGCCGCCACAGTGCTCGGCGCGCTGGCGGCGGTCGCCGCCGGGGACACGGTGACCGCACGGCTGCTGGCCGCCCGGCACGGGCGGACCTCGTGA